CATTCCTCTTTTCGATCAAATCATTATCATGATTGGTTATAACTCGAATAAAAAACCGTTTTATCCGCTGACCAAGCGTAAAGAGTGGATCAAGAAGGTTTTTGAAAATGAGCCGAAAGTCAGTGTTGGAAAATTCGAAGGCCTGACTGTTGATTACTGCCGGAAAGTTCATGCTCAGTACATTTTGCGTGGCTTACGTACCGCTGCTGACTTTGAGTACGAACGTGCCATTGCACAGGTCAACAAGAAGATGCATCCGGAAATTGAAACCGTTTTCCTCTTAACCACACCGGAGCACACACCAATCACTTCGACCATTGTACGCGATATTCTCCGCCATGGTGGAGACGCCAGCATGTTCCTTCCCAAACAATTGGATATTCAGGAATTTTACACCGAACAGGAAGAATCGTGAGTTGATGATGAAAAGATTGTTTTTTATCGTTCTGGCCGGACTAAATCTGGCCTTGCAAGCCAATGCATCGGAAGTAGATATCAACGGGGTTGCCCCGGATTATGCCGGAAAGAAGATCACCTTTTACTATCATCCCGAGCCGGTTTTGTACCAGGATGTTCCATTGGCTTCCACTACGATTAAAGAAGACGGGAGCTTTTCACTTTCGTTCTCCCTTTCCCAAACACGGCAGGTCTATTGCAACCTCGACAAATACCAGGGAGTTCTAGTAGCGGAACCCGGCCAGGACTATCAGATCATTCTTCCCAAATATGTTCCTCTGACTGATTCGCAAAAGAAAAGCCCGTATTTTAAACCCATTCCTTATTGGTTGGGCCTGAAAAATCGTCCGAAAACCGATATTAATTTCAGGATACGGGAATTTGTGGAAGAACTCACCCACGAAATCAACCAAAATGTAAACGACATTTATCACAACGGCTCGCAACGGGTTGCCGGCGAAATAATCGCCAAACTCGAAAAGGCTTTTCCGGATACGAAATCTTCTTATTTCAATGTAACGAAAGAGTACTACTACGCCGGACTCGAATATGATGCCAGCCAAAGGAATCCGGATGCAGTCGTCATGAAATATTTTGCCACCCGACCGGTGCAATTGGGAAATGCCAAATACCAGGAACTGTTCCAGACGATGTTTACCAACTTCCTGAAAAAGAAAGCTCAATCGGTCGATTTTGAAAAAGTAACACCTTTGGTAGACAGCGGCAATTGGAAAGGTCTGGTGGATTTCTTTACAGGAAAAGGATACCATACATCGTTTGCTGAACTAGCGATTCTGAAAGGCCTGAACGACGGTTTTTATTCTTCGTTTTTCGAAAAGGAAGGTATTTTACTAACGTTGAAACACGCTGAAACGGAAGCGACGACTGCCGAATACCGGAACCTGGCCAAAGGCATCACGAAACACCTGACGGAAACGATGACCGGAAGTGAAGCTCCTTCGTTTAACCTAAAAAATAATACTGGAAAGGAAACCGCGTTGAGTTCTTTTCACGGTAGGTATGTGTACCTTAACTTCTTCAGCACCGATAACAACGAAAGCCTGCAGGATCTGAAATTGCTGAAAAATGTTCAGCAGCGTTTTCATCAGGTCCTCACGGTAGTTTCGGTTTCCATGGGCGACAATTTCGACACCGCCAAACAGTTGTGGGAAAAGAATGGTTACACCTGGCCTTTGTTGGATGCCTCAGGCAACCAAAAGCTTGCTGACGCTTATCGCGTAAAAGACGTCCCAACCTTTTACCTGGTAGGTCCCGATGGAAAATTACTGTTGTCGCCGGCACCGGCGGTATCCAGAGGTTTTCAGGCCGCTTTTGTCAGAGTTTTCCGGAGCACAGAGAATCAGCGAAAAAGAGCTGCTTCTTCCCCTTCCAGTAAGTAGCGTTAGGGAAACACTTATGCAAGATGATCGTTTTCTTAAGTTGAATTCGTCCAGCACTTTTAATCGGTCTACTTAAAAAATCTTGTTAATTTTGCATGAAAACAAAAATCAACTACCGCTATGGAAGCTCTACAAATCGAGGTCGCCAAACGATTACTCGCAATAAACACCATTAAAATATCTCCGGAAACACCTTTCACATGGGCATCGGGCTGGAAAGCACCGATTTATTGTGACAACCGCAAGGTGTTGTCGTACC
This Prolixibacter sp. NT017 DNA region includes the following protein-coding sequences:
- a CDS encoding TlpA disulfide reductase family protein, with the protein product MMKRLFFIVLAGLNLALQANASEVDINGVAPDYAGKKITFYYHPEPVLYQDVPLASTTIKEDGSFSLSFSLSQTRQVYCNLDKYQGVLVAEPGQDYQIILPKYVPLTDSQKKSPYFKPIPYWLGLKNRPKTDINFRIREFVEELTHEINQNVNDIYHNGSQRVAGEIIAKLEKAFPDTKSSYFNVTKEYYYAGLEYDASQRNPDAVVMKYFATRPVQLGNAKYQELFQTMFTNFLKKKAQSVDFEKVTPLVDSGNWKGLVDFFTGKGYHTSFAELAILKGLNDGFYSSFFEKEGILLTLKHAETEATTAEYRNLAKGITKHLTETMTGSEAPSFNLKNNTGKETALSSFHGRYVYLNFFSTDNNESLQDLKLLKNVQQRFHQVLTVVSVSMGDNFDTAKQLWEKNGYTWPLLDASGNQKLADAYRVKDVPTFYLVGPDGKLLLSPAPAVSRGFQAAFVRVFRSTENQRKRAASSPSSK
- the coaD gene encoding pantetheine-phosphate adenylyltransferase; this encodes MERIAIFPGSFDPFTIGHESIVRRAIPLFDQIIIMIGYNSNKKPFYPLTKRKEWIKKVFENEPKVSVGKFEGLTVDYCRKVHAQYILRGLRTAADFEYERAIAQVNKKMHPEIETVFLLTTPEHTPITSTIVRDILRHGGDASMFLPKQLDIQEFYTEQEES